The following proteins are co-located in the Paludibaculum fermentans genome:
- a CDS encoding DinB family protein, with product MPAQESAQQVETWNIHNRIHAFLLDALDAESLAAIPQPKGRSVAAQFAHVHNVRKMWLAQAAPDLDAPLLKLEGPDWSADDLKTHLAASGEAIAALLVRAFEQGKVKGFKPHPSAFLGYLISHESHHRGQILQTLKQNGRLPPKKVLFGLWEWGVR from the coding sequence ATGCCCGCGCAAGAGTCCGCTCAACAGGTGGAGACCTGGAACATCCACAACCGGATCCACGCGTTCCTGCTGGACGCGCTGGATGCCGAATCGCTGGCCGCCATCCCGCAGCCCAAGGGGCGCAGTGTGGCGGCGCAGTTCGCGCATGTCCACAACGTGCGCAAGATGTGGCTGGCGCAGGCCGCGCCCGATCTCGATGCCCCGCTGCTGAAACTGGAAGGGCCGGACTGGAGCGCAGACGATCTCAAAACCCATCTGGCTGCTTCGGGCGAAGCGATCGCCGCACTGCTGGTACGGGCCTTTGAGCAGGGCAAGGTCAAGGGCTTCAAACCGCACCCGTCCGCGTTCCTCGGCTACCTCATCTCGCACGAGAGCCACCACCGCGGCCAGATCCTGCAGACCTTGAAGCAGAACGGCAGGCTGCCACCCAAGAAGGTGCTCTTTGGCCTCTGGGAGTGGGGCGTCCGCTGA
- a CDS encoding alpha/beta hydrolase, which translates to MIRPKLIHLAVAGLLALCAGAQTHPLESLIDAARKGPSSPGLAEFIAKTLTTKGGTAVWGQDFLFVMASDDAVTVSIDGQPAVGMARIGGSNLWMRLEKMRTGVTHSYQYYAAGKPLGARADLTGYNPDSYPKAGVPQGKLSEKHTIVSKLYNGMKADWWVYAAPGVDANVPAPLMVWQDGQTLIAGDLSRMRLFTVTENLVAQKLIPPMVHVMIAPGFATDGKAMRSIEYDTVTDLYARFLMEEVLPEVEKLYKLRQDGYSRGIGGESSGGICSFNVAWFAPEKFARVHSTIGSYTSIQWRPQEKLEGGNVYPFKVRKEDKRNIRVWMSDGADDLENNHGSWPLQNIELANSLKMREYDYHFRFGHAAHNSSQSSLDLPESLTWLWRGYDSSKTAENFTMDPAEKEKPYYRVTISNRDSW; encoded by the coding sequence ATGATCCGCCCGAAACTGATCCACCTCGCCGTGGCCGGCCTGCTGGCCCTGTGCGCCGGCGCGCAGACCCATCCGCTGGAATCCCTGATTGACGCCGCACGCAAGGGTCCTTCCTCGCCCGGCCTGGCGGAGTTCATTGCGAAGACCCTGACCACCAAGGGCGGCACTGCCGTTTGGGGCCAGGACTTCCTGTTCGTGATGGCGTCGGACGACGCGGTGACGGTGTCGATCGACGGGCAGCCGGCGGTGGGCATGGCGCGCATCGGTGGTTCGAACCTCTGGATGCGGCTGGAGAAAATGCGGACGGGCGTGACGCACTCGTATCAGTACTACGCGGCCGGAAAGCCGCTGGGGGCGCGCGCGGACCTCACCGGCTACAACCCGGATTCCTACCCCAAGGCCGGAGTGCCGCAGGGCAAGCTCAGCGAGAAGCACACGATTGTGAGCAAGCTCTACAACGGGATGAAGGCCGACTGGTGGGTGTACGCGGCTCCGGGCGTCGATGCGAACGTGCCGGCTCCGCTGATGGTGTGGCAGGACGGACAGACGCTGATCGCCGGTGACCTGTCGCGGATGCGGCTGTTCACGGTGACGGAAAACCTGGTGGCGCAGAAGTTGATTCCGCCGATGGTGCATGTGATGATCGCGCCGGGCTTCGCCACGGACGGCAAGGCGATGCGGTCGATTGAGTACGACACGGTGACCGACCTGTACGCGCGCTTCCTCATGGAAGAAGTGCTGCCTGAGGTGGAAAAGCTCTACAAGCTGCGTCAGGACGGCTACAGTCGCGGAATCGGCGGTGAATCGTCAGGCGGCATCTGTTCCTTCAATGTGGCGTGGTTCGCGCCGGAGAAGTTCGCGCGTGTGCACTCGACCATCGGCAGCTACACATCGATCCAGTGGCGGCCGCAGGAGAAGCTGGAGGGCGGCAACGTCTACCCCTTCAAGGTGCGGAAAGAAGACAAGCGGAACATCCGCGTCTGGATGAGCGACGGCGCCGACGACCTGGAGAATAATCACGGGTCGTGGCCGCTGCAGAATATCGAGCTCGCAAATTCCCTGAAGATGCGGGAGTACGACTATCACTTCCGCTTCGGCCATGCGGCGCACAACTCGTCGCAGTCGTCGCTGGATCTGCCGGAGTCGCTCACGTGGTTGTGGCGCGGGTACGATTCATCGAAAACAGCCGAGAATTTCACCATGGATCCGGCGGAAAAAGAGAAGCCTTACTACCGCGTGACCATCTCTAATCGCGACTCCTGGTAG
- a CDS encoding DUF1501 domain-containing protein, which translates to MTRRDLLKTMGAGFPMAAFAQVATDPMAPKATHFPARAKHVIFLFLNGGPSQVDTFDPKPDLQRMHGKPMPTPNLKSERKTGNLLGSPFTFKKYGQSGIEVSEIFSEVGSVIDDFCVIRSMHTERPNHEPSLLLTNCGQRLPGHPSMGSWVTYGLGTENRNLPGFVVLCPGLPVLGPILWTSSYLPGVYQGAYIPNNEKEVDKLVPNLHNTRWKPEDQKRQLDLLGQLNRLQTQREGDDPQLEAGIQSMEIAYRMQTEAAEAFDISKEPEKVRETYGDGDFARGCLMAARLVERGVRMVQVYFGDDQPWDSHEDILDHRRLARLADKPIAALIRDLKQRGLLNETVVVVTGEFGRTPATEVSGLVKVQNGRDHNNHGYSSLVAGGGFRGGMVYGATDEFGFKAVENPVDVHDLHATILHQLGLDHTRLTYRYSGRDFRLTDVHGNLIKAIIS; encoded by the coding sequence ATGACACGACGTGACCTGCTCAAGACGATGGGCGCCGGCTTCCCCATGGCTGCCTTTGCCCAGGTGGCGACCGACCCCATGGCTCCGAAGGCGACGCACTTCCCGGCCAGGGCGAAGCATGTCATCTTCCTGTTCCTGAACGGCGGGCCGTCGCAGGTGGACACCTTCGACCCCAAGCCCGACCTGCAGCGCATGCACGGCAAGCCCATGCCGACGCCGAATCTCAAGAGTGAGCGGAAGACGGGCAACCTGCTGGGCTCGCCCTTCACGTTCAAGAAGTACGGCCAGAGTGGGATCGAGGTGAGCGAGATCTTCTCTGAGGTCGGGTCGGTCATCGACGACTTCTGCGTCATCCGCTCGATGCACACTGAGCGTCCGAACCACGAACCTTCGCTGCTGCTGACGAACTGCGGGCAGCGGCTGCCGGGCCATCCCTCCATGGGCTCGTGGGTGACGTACGGCCTGGGCACCGAGAACCGGAACCTGCCGGGCTTCGTCGTGCTGTGTCCCGGGCTGCCGGTGCTCGGTCCCATTCTGTGGACGTCGTCCTACCTGCCTGGTGTCTATCAGGGCGCTTACATTCCGAACAACGAGAAGGAAGTCGACAAGCTCGTCCCCAATCTGCACAATACGCGCTGGAAGCCGGAGGACCAGAAGCGGCAGTTGGACCTGCTGGGGCAACTGAACCGCCTGCAGACGCAGCGCGAAGGAGACGACCCGCAACTCGAGGCCGGCATCCAGTCGATGGAAATCGCCTACCGCATGCAGACCGAGGCGGCGGAAGCGTTCGACATTTCCAAAGAGCCCGAGAAGGTGCGCGAGACGTATGGCGACGGCGACTTTGCTCGCGGCTGCCTGATGGCGGCTCGCCTGGTGGAGCGTGGCGTGCGCATGGTACAGGTCTACTTCGGTGACGACCAGCCATGGGACAGCCACGAGGACATTCTCGACCACCGCCGCCTGGCGCGGCTGGCGGACAAGCCCATCGCGGCGCTGATCCGCGACCTTAAGCAGCGCGGGCTATTGAACGAAACCGTGGTGGTGGTGACCGGCGAGTTCGGCCGCACTCCGGCGACTGAGGTGAGCGGACTCGTAAAGGTGCAGAACGGCCGCGATCACAACAACCATGGCTACAGTTCCCTGGTGGCCGGCGGCGGCTTCCGCGGCGGCATGGTCTATGGCGCCACCGACGAGTTCGGTTTCAAAGCGGTGGAGAACCCGGTGGATGTGCACGACTTGCATGCGACGATCCTCCACCAGTTGGGGCTCGACCACACGCGGCTGACTTATCGTTACAGCGGTCGCGACTTCCGCCTGACCGATGTCCACGGGAATCTGATCAAAGCGATCATCTCGTAG
- a CDS encoding PadR family transcriptional regulator, with translation MAKTDSLQGSLDLMVLKILSRRPNLHGYAIMTAIKEMSDEVLRVEEGSLYPALHRMEEAGWIKASWITKDTGRRARIYELTTTGKNQLSSEEARWQAVTAAVNQVLRMA, from the coding sequence ATGGCAAAGACTGATTCCCTGCAAGGGTCGCTCGACCTCATGGTCCTGAAGATCCTCTCCCGCCGGCCGAACCTGCATGGCTACGCGATCATGACCGCGATCAAAGAGATGTCGGACGAGGTCCTGCGCGTGGAGGAGGGCTCTCTCTACCCGGCCCTGCATCGCATGGAAGAGGCCGGTTGGATCAAGGCCTCCTGGATCACCAAGGACACAGGCCGGCGCGCCCGCATCTATGAGCTGACGACGACAGGCAAGAACCAGTTGTCTTCGGAAGAGGCTCGCTGGCAGGCCGTGACGGCGGCCGTAAATCAAGTGTTAAGGATGGCCTGA
- a CDS encoding ankyrin repeat domain-containing protein, with amino-acid sequence MIWAADPPAGSLIKACADGDLKAATALIQAGSDVNQTGDDGETPLLLAAHKGSVPLMKLLLSSGANAKARRWNGETLLHAAVSSGRLDAVKLVLEKDVPVNERESRRGQTALHYAAGDGRVEIVRLLLEHHAEPDAKSKAGITPFWLAIQGAHKEAAAVLLAAGADPELEGTAHARPIHLAARSCQVPVLELLLPAHVDLNAKGPQGMTPLLVAVSQNCLPAVKTLVEAGADTTVKNESGQTALDFARRRRSKEILAYLEQHKTANTQQESKSEK; translated from the coding sequence ATGATCTGGGCGGCCGATCCGCCCGCGGGTTCGCTGATCAAAGCCTGCGCGGACGGTGACCTGAAAGCCGCGACTGCCTTGATCCAGGCTGGCTCCGACGTCAACCAGACTGGCGATGACGGAGAGACCCCGTTGCTGCTGGCCGCCCACAAGGGCAGCGTGCCTCTGATGAAACTGCTGCTCTCGTCGGGCGCCAATGCCAAAGCGCGCCGTTGGAACGGGGAAACGCTGCTGCATGCGGCGGTCTCGTCGGGCCGTCTGGATGCCGTAAAACTTGTCCTCGAAAAGGACGTGCCGGTGAACGAGCGCGAGAGCCGCCGCGGGCAAACCGCGCTGCACTATGCCGCCGGAGACGGCCGCGTGGAGATCGTCCGCCTGCTGCTGGAGCACCACGCCGAGCCGGATGCGAAGTCGAAGGCCGGCATCACGCCGTTCTGGCTCGCGATCCAGGGCGCGCACAAGGAAGCGGCCGCAGTGCTGCTGGCGGCAGGCGCGGATCCGGAATTGGAAGGCACGGCGCATGCGCGGCCGATCCATCTGGCTGCGCGGTCGTGCCAGGTTCCGGTGCTCGAACTGCTGCTGCCGGCGCACGTCGACCTGAATGCGAAGGGCCCGCAGGGCATGACGCCGCTGCTGGTGGCGGTGAGTCAGAATTGCCTGCCTGCGGTAAAGACACTGGTCGAGGCGGGGGCGGATACCACGGTGAAGAACGAAAGCGGCCAGACGGCTCTCGACTTCGCGCGGCGCCGCCGGTCCAAAGAGATCCTCGCCTACCTGGAACAGCACAAGACCGCAAATACCCAACAGGAGTCCAAGTCAGAAAAATGA
- a CDS encoding PSD1 and planctomycete cytochrome C domain-containing protein: protein MSSWAIPAGLLLALCVPASADTPEERFEMKVRPILARNCFACHTASKMGGLAMTSREALLAGGKGGPAIVEGKPDQSRLIQAVRQADESIKAMPPMGKLKPEEIEVLAEWVRDGAVWPERAKVQAQATAISPEQRAFWSFQPVRKVAPPAAASAEWSHSPVDQFIYAKLREKGLTPAPRADKRVWIRRVTFDLTGLPPTPEEVHLFLNDRSPKAEAKVVDRLLASPRYGERWARHWLDVARYSDDRLESQKELVHPNAFRYRDWVIQAFNDDMPFDRFVMAQIAADQMPEPERAKLLPGLTFYGLSPEQQDERVDATTRGFLGLTVACAQCHDHKFDPIPQADFYSLQGVFNNTVVDEVPLASAEVVERWKAHKKRLDDKEAELKAFQEEQAISVAGMLAARTADYVRAVQGERDAKDLDPETLEHWRTYLKPGMHEHPFLDNWKDADKFQELVLGVLAEKKEIDQKNLIRLGGSSQRNDLSDTELLSLERPKFRFYNEVYGARKGVLYYSGDKLDRWLGDLHRTHLAKLRSDMAEIKKSLPEQYPFLHAVKDVEKPKNGHILIRGNRDNPGAEVPRHFVSILSSGEPKAYSQGSGRLELARDIASPGNPLTPRVMVNRIWQHHFGVGIVGTPSNFGQLGERPTHPELLDYLAARFVESGWSVKAIHREIVLSRTYAGAWERSAPNEEKDPGNRYLWRANRQRLDVESMRDTLLAVAGNLDTSTVGGPALRLTDEKNLRRTVYGFRSRRKLDQLLAMFDHPNPNTTNEQRNVTSVPLQRLFFLNNPLVLRESDALAARLKGTHEEKIRMAYELMYSRLPGAEELKLGLEFLQQGQDAWTRYAQVLLAANEFLYVE from the coding sequence ATGTCCTCCTGGGCGATCCCTGCCGGATTACTGCTCGCGTTGTGTGTCCCCGCGTCCGCGGATACGCCCGAAGAGCGTTTTGAGATGAAGGTGCGGCCGATTCTGGCCCGCAACTGTTTCGCTTGCCACACTGCGTCAAAGATGGGCGGGCTGGCGATGACTTCGCGGGAAGCCCTGCTGGCGGGCGGCAAGGGCGGACCGGCCATTGTCGAAGGCAAGCCGGACCAGAGCCGGCTGATCCAGGCCGTGCGCCAGGCGGATGAATCCATCAAAGCGATGCCGCCGATGGGCAAGCTGAAGCCGGAAGAGATTGAAGTGCTGGCCGAGTGGGTCCGCGACGGCGCTGTGTGGCCGGAGCGCGCGAAGGTGCAGGCACAGGCCACGGCCATCAGCCCCGAGCAGCGCGCGTTCTGGAGTTTTCAGCCTGTACGCAAAGTAGCCCCACCGGCGGCGGCGAGCGCCGAATGGTCGCATTCGCCGGTGGACCAGTTCATCTACGCCAAGCTGCGCGAGAAGGGCCTGACGCCCGCACCGCGCGCCGACAAGCGCGTGTGGATCCGCCGGGTGACGTTCGATCTCACGGGCCTGCCGCCGACGCCCGAAGAGGTCCACCTGTTTCTCAACGACCGCTCACCCAAGGCGGAAGCCAAGGTGGTCGACCGCCTCTTGGCTTCTCCTCGATACGGCGAGCGCTGGGCGCGCCACTGGTTGGACGTCGCACGATACTCCGACGATCGACTGGAGTCGCAGAAGGAGCTCGTGCATCCGAACGCCTTCCGCTATCGCGACTGGGTGATCCAGGCGTTCAACGACGACATGCCGTTCGACCGGTTTGTGATGGCGCAGATCGCGGCCGACCAGATGCCGGAGCCGGAGCGAGCCAAGCTGCTGCCGGGGCTGACGTTCTATGGGCTGAGTCCGGAGCAGCAGGACGAGCGTGTGGACGCAACCACCCGCGGCTTCCTGGGCCTCACCGTGGCATGCGCGCAATGCCACGACCACAAGTTCGATCCCATTCCGCAGGCCGATTTCTACTCGCTGCAAGGTGTCTTCAACAACACGGTGGTCGACGAAGTTCCGCTGGCGTCCGCCGAAGTCGTGGAGCGCTGGAAGGCGCACAAGAAGCGTCTCGACGACAAAGAGGCCGAACTGAAGGCGTTCCAGGAAGAGCAGGCCATCTCAGTAGCCGGCATGCTGGCTGCGCGCACGGCCGATTACGTCAGGGCTGTGCAGGGCGAGCGGGACGCCAAGGATCTCGATCCGGAGACGCTGGAACACTGGCGCACCTATCTGAAGCCCGGCATGCACGAGCATCCTTTCCTCGACAACTGGAAGGACGCCGACAAGTTCCAGGAACTAGTGCTGGGCGTGCTTGCGGAGAAGAAGGAGATCGACCAGAAGAACCTGATCCGCCTGGGCGGCTCATCGCAACGAAACGATCTCAGCGACACCGAACTGCTGTCGCTGGAGCGGCCGAAGTTCCGCTTCTATAACGAGGTTTATGGTGCCCGGAAGGGTGTGCTGTATTACAGCGGCGACAAGCTGGATCGCTGGCTGGGCGATCTGCACCGGACCCACCTGGCGAAGCTGCGTTCCGACATGGCCGAGATCAAGAAGTCGCTGCCGGAACAGTATCCGTTCCTGCATGCCGTGAAGGATGTCGAGAAGCCGAAGAATGGGCATATCCTGATTCGCGGCAACCGCGACAATCCGGGTGCGGAGGTGCCGCGCCATTTCGTTTCGATCCTCAGCTCCGGCGAACCTAAGGCCTATTCGCAGGGCAGCGGGCGTCTGGAGTTGGCCCGCGACATTGCCAGCCCCGGCAATCCACTCACACCGCGCGTCATGGTGAACCGTATCTGGCAGCACCACTTCGGCGTCGGCATTGTAGGTACGCCCAGCAATTTCGGACAGTTGGGCGAGCGGCCGACGCATCCGGAACTGCTCGACTACCTGGCGGCCCGCTTCGTGGAAAGCGGCTGGAGCGTGAAAGCGATTCATCGGGAGATCGTGCTGTCGCGCACTTATGCCGGGGCGTGGGAGCGCTCGGCGCCGAACGAAGAGAAGGATCCGGGCAACCGGTATCTGTGGCGCGCGAACCGCCAGCGGCTGGATGTGGAGTCGATGCGCGACACGCTATTGGCCGTGGCCGGGAACCTGGATACGTCGACGGTCGGCGGTCCGGCGCTACGGCTGACGGATGAGAAAAACCTGCGGCGGACGGTCTACGGCTTCCGCAGCCGGCGCAAGCTGGATCAACTGCTGGCGATGTTCGACCATCCCAATCCAAATACGACGAACGAGCAGCGGAACGTGACGAGCGTGCCGTTGCAGCGCCTCTTCTTCCTGAACAATCCGCTGGTGCTGCGCGAGTCCGACGCGCTGGCCGCCCGCCTGAAGGGCACCCATGAAGAGAAGATCCGCATGGCGTACGAATTAATGTATTCGCGGCTGCCGGGCGCCGAAGAGCTCAAGCTCGGGCTGGAGTTCCTGCAACAGGGCCAGGACGCGTGGACGCGCTATGCGCAGGTCCTGCTGGCCGCGAACGAGTTCCTGTACGTGGAGTAA
- a CDS encoding ABC transporter permease: protein MSIWSRIAHAFRPGSLDRELEEELQSHIDEAVESGRDPEEARRAFGRFLQTREQSRDIRVATWLDSLRADAVFGWRQIVKRKVTSGAAILSLALAIGACTSAFRLVDAMLLRPLPVADPGSLFVLRYEVLDNDDKKDTADSFEYPLFRQLRTAVRGQAEVMAISYASQVDLTFGSDEEMEKAYRQYVSGWTFETLGLRPELGRLLAANDDTKPGGHPYAVLSHDFWKRRFGGDRNVIGRTFRQGTSTYEIVGVLTAGFTGTETGTMTDLFVPTMMNSKAIDNPNWGWFRTWVRLKPGVEGEQVRQKLRAAMLASRQEKAKAWKSPGAKHRTEQYLNAAVSLESAAAGVSGMQQTYRRSMIILGVLVALVLLIACANVANLLTAQATARAREMALRVSIGAGRARLLQLVLMESALLAIIASALGGLFAAWSAPFVVSMINPPDNPARLVLPADWRVLGFAVALALAVTILFGLAPALRASSVKPASALKGGEDPHSKRRLMHALVAAQVAFCFLVHFVAGMFVSSFDRLANQPVGFPPDRLVLLDTQAKKDLPQGTWDQALEKLRTVAGVESAALATWPLMSGNAWTSGVWANGHTPDREQPVYFLGVSPGWLATMKIPLLSGREFRLNEANPDFAIVNEAFARRYFAGQDPVGRTLETSGAKDKRFTAQIVGLVRDARYGELREAIRPTVYVPFNSKDDNGVAKGTDWGAFIVRTSAKDPLQLASVLRREVSSGRPELRVSDISTQDALIRSKTLRERMLATLSMFFAAVALLLASVGLYGVLDYSVIQRQREIGIRLALGARSNDIMRRVTTEVFSMLIFGAFIGLALGIASERYVETLLFQVKALQLSVMLWPAVTILGASVLAALPPVFRAVHIDPASMLRSE from the coding sequence ATGTCCATCTGGTCGCGCATCGCCCATGCGTTTCGCCCTGGTTCGCTGGACCGGGAACTCGAGGAAGAACTGCAGTCGCACATCGACGAAGCGGTGGAGAGCGGCCGCGATCCGGAAGAGGCGCGGCGCGCATTCGGGCGCTTTCTGCAGACCCGGGAGCAGAGCCGCGACATTCGCGTCGCCACGTGGCTCGATTCGCTGCGGGCCGACGCGGTCTTCGGCTGGCGCCAGATTGTGAAGCGCAAGGTAACGTCGGGCGCGGCCATCCTGTCGCTCGCGTTGGCCATCGGCGCCTGCACCTCGGCCTTCCGGCTGGTCGACGCCATGCTGCTGCGGCCGCTTCCGGTGGCCGATCCGGGCAGTCTCTTTGTCCTGAGATACGAAGTACTGGACAATGACGACAAGAAGGACACAGCCGATTCCTTCGAATACCCGCTGTTCCGTCAGTTGCGCACCGCCGTGCGCGGCCAGGCCGAAGTGATGGCGATCTCCTATGCCAGCCAGGTGGATTTGACCTTCGGGAGCGATGAGGAGATGGAGAAGGCGTATCGCCAGTATGTCTCGGGCTGGACCTTTGAAACCCTAGGCCTGCGGCCGGAATTGGGGCGGTTGCTGGCTGCCAATGACGACACGAAGCCGGGCGGGCATCCCTATGCCGTGCTCTCGCACGACTTCTGGAAGCGACGCTTCGGCGGCGACCGCAATGTCATCGGGCGCACATTTCGCCAGGGCACCAGCACCTACGAGATCGTCGGTGTGCTGACGGCGGGCTTCACAGGGACAGAGACCGGAACCATGACTGACTTGTTCGTGCCTACGATGATGAACTCCAAGGCAATCGACAATCCCAACTGGGGCTGGTTCCGGACCTGGGTGCGGCTCAAGCCGGGGGTCGAGGGCGAGCAGGTAAGGCAGAAGCTGAGGGCCGCCATGCTGGCGTCGCGCCAGGAAAAGGCAAAAGCATGGAAATCGCCCGGCGCGAAGCACCGCACGGAGCAGTACCTCAACGCAGCGGTCTCGCTGGAATCCGCGGCGGCGGGCGTATCCGGCATGCAGCAGACTTACCGGCGATCGATGATCATCCTAGGCGTGCTGGTTGCCCTGGTGCTGCTGATCGCCTGCGCCAACGTGGCGAATCTCCTTACCGCCCAGGCCACGGCCCGGGCTCGAGAGATGGCGTTGCGCGTCTCCATCGGCGCGGGGCGCGCGCGGCTGCTGCAACTGGTCCTGATGGAGAGCGCGCTGCTGGCGATCATCGCATCAGCGCTGGGCGGTCTTTTCGCGGCTTGGTCGGCGCCCTTCGTGGTGAGCATGATCAATCCGCCCGACAACCCGGCGCGGCTGGTTCTGCCGGCCGACTGGCGGGTGCTCGGCTTCGCGGTGGCGCTCGCCCTGGCCGTGACGATCCTGTTCGGCCTGGCTCCGGCGCTGCGGGCCTCGTCGGTGAAACCGGCCAGCGCCTTGAAGGGCGGCGAGGATCCACACTCCAAGCGCAGGCTGATGCACGCACTGGTTGCGGCCCAGGTGGCCTTCTGCTTCCTGGTGCATTTTGTGGCGGGCATGTTTGTGTCATCCTTTGACCGCCTGGCCAACCAGCCGGTCGGCTTCCCCCCGGATCGCCTCGTCTTGCTGGACACGCAAGCCAAGAAGGACCTGCCCCAAGGGACCTGGGATCAGGCACTGGAGAAACTGCGCACAGTGGCCGGCGTGGAATCCGCCGCCCTGGCCACCTGGCCGCTGATGAGTGGCAACGCCTGGACATCGGGCGTCTGGGCGAACGGACACACCCCCGACCGGGAGCAGCCCGTCTATTTTCTCGGCGTCTCTCCGGGCTGGCTGGCGACCATGAAGATTCCGCTGCTGAGCGGCCGCGAGTTCCGGCTGAATGAAGCGAACCCAGATTTCGCGATCGTCAATGAAGCATTCGCGCGCCGCTACTTCGCCGGGCAGGATCCCGTTGGCCGGACACTGGAAACGTCCGGCGCCAAGGACAAGCGCTTCACCGCGCAGATTGTCGGACTGGTGCGTGACGCGCGCTACGGCGAACTGCGGGAAGCCATCCGGCCCACTGTCTATGTCCCGTTCAATTCGAAGGACGACAATGGCGTCGCGAAGGGCACAGACTGGGGCGCCTTCATCGTACGTACCAGTGCGAAGGACCCGCTGCAGCTTGCCAGCGTGCTGCGCCGCGAGGTCAGCAGTGGACGGCCCGAACTGCGCGTCAGCGATATCTCCACACAGGACGCGCTGATCCGCTCGAAGACCCTGCGGGAACGCATGCTGGCGACACTCTCCATGTTCTTCGCCGCGGTCGCCCTGCTGCTCGCCTCCGTGGGCCTGTATGGAGTGCTCGACTACTCCGTCATCCAAAGGCAGCGAGAGATCGGCATCCGGCTGGCACTCGGAGCCCGGTCGAACGACATCATGCGCCGCGTCACCACCGAGGTCTTCTCCATGCTGATCTTCGGCGCGTTCATCGGCTTGGCCCTGGGCATCGCCTCGGAACGCTATGTCGAGACGCTGCTCTTCCAGGTCAAGGCGCTGCAGCTTTCCGTGATGCTCTGGCCGGCTGTGACCATTCTTGGGGCCTCGGTGCTGGCCGCACTGCCGCCGGTATTCCGCGCGGTGCATATCGATCCGGCATCGATGCTGCGGTCTGAGTAG